From the genome of Papaver somniferum cultivar HN1 chromosome 2, ASM357369v1, whole genome shotgun sequence, one region includes:
- the LOC113351302 gene encoding F-box/kelch-repeat protein At1g57790-like — MHNEMYSMKKNLSELLAGATIRFSKYGWLLLVSKDMKTPFFYNPFRKVMIRLPDFPDVKHRLYLSGMSFSSSPTSPDCVVFAVEQIIGDLISIYAIKRGSCYWMSRVRLNIGDSFVPCFNNPVFFQGDFFCLDYNGTLGCCVVHGEDKFDALGWVVDSEHLKQFNGTFPSYLVECNGQLLAVNVGCFGGTVGVFSLDWAKKVWVKVKNLGEHMLFISNTSSFSAMAPPNSRMENKIYFPRLQKDGRGLLFYSLDTGMYHYSHGSRAQQSNTDTATDFYDTKEMCNSTWIEPDWSQSTPTTYENHFNLSA, encoded by the coding sequence ATGCATAATGAGATGTACTCCATGAAGAAGAATCTCTCGGAGTTGCTAGCAGGTGCTACGATTCGTTTTTCGAAGTATGGTTGGCTGTTGCTAGTGTCGAAAGACATGAAAACTCCATTCTTCTACAATCCGTTCAGAAAAGTGATGATTCGACTTCCTGATTTTCCTGATGTCAAACACAGGTTATACTTGAGTGGTATGTCATTCTCATCTTCACCTACTTCTCCAGACTGTGTGGTTTTTGCGGTCGAACAAATTATTGGTGATTTAATCTCAATCTACGCCATTAAAAGAGGAAGTTGTTATTGGATGTCTCGTGTCCGTTTAAACATTGGCGATTCTTTTGTGCCATGTTTCAACAATCCAGTGTTCTTCCAGGGAGATTTCTTTTGCCTAGATTACAACGGAACTTTAGGATGCTGTGTTGTTCATGGTGAAGACAAGTTCGATGCTCTGGGTTGGGTAGTTGACAGCGAGCACTTAAAACAGTTTAATGGAACATTCCCCAGTTACCTGGTCGAATGCAATGGACAACTTTTAGCAGTGAATGTTGGGTGTTTCGGAGGAACGGTTGGGGTGTTTAGTCTGGATTGGGCGAAGAAGGTCTGGGTTAAAGTTAAAAATTTGGGGGAACATATGTTGTTCATCAGCAATACATCTAGCTTCTCAGCAATGGCTCCTCCAAATAGTCGAATGGAGAACAAAATTTACTTCCCGAGGTTACAAAAAGATGGAAGAGggttattattttattctctcgACACAGGTATGTATCATTATTCTCATGGAAGTCGAGCACAACAAAGTAATACTGATACTGCTACAGATTTCTATGACACCAAGGAGATGTGCAATAGCACTTGGATTGAACCTGACTGGTCACAAAGCACTCCAACTACTTATGAAAATCACTTCAATTTGTCTGCTTAA